Proteins from a genomic interval of Streptococcus sp. D7B5:
- a CDS encoding DUF1831 domain-containing protein has translation MAFEKTIKLQNCRYDYTLSPTVKKFTLKDNTFFETKVGNFELTRLLEKVPNSGEGFNLKIIINKDLTGAKLNITDKSGLRLVNIFKSEDHHIHQEKFYFLMDSLVERGIFTKEKR, from the coding sequence ATGGCATTCGAAAAAACCATTAAACTACAAAACTGCCGCTACGACTATACACTTAGCCCAACTGTCAAAAAGTTCACACTGAAAGATAATACTTTCTTTGAAACAAAAGTTGGAAACTTCGAACTGACTCGTTTGCTTGAGAAAGTGCCTAACAGCGGTGAAGGCTTCAACCTAAAAATCATCATCAATAAAGACCTTACAGGTGCTAAACTCAATATCACTGACAAGTCTGGTCTTCGTTTGGTCAATATCTTTAAATCAGAAGACCACCACATTCATCAAGAAAAATTCTACTTCCTCATGGACAGCCTTGTAGAACGCGGTATCTTCACTAAAGAAAAAAGATAA
- a CDS encoding DUF4649 family protein — protein MYRLTYQDNYHVERILEYKDYEELMLSLSGCVTLPDTLLISSLTLNDKVIYQGLVGDLYRFLSQAHFSDKN, from the coding sequence ATGTATCGACTTACCTATCAAGATAACTATCACGTAGAACGTATACTTGAATATAAGGATTACGAAGAGCTCATGTTATCTCTATCTGGCTGTGTGACCCTACCTGATACTCTCCTAATCAGCTCCTTAACGCTGAATGATAAGGTGATTTATCAAGGATTGGTTGGCGATCTCTACCGTTTTCTATCACAAGCTCATTTTTCAGATAAAAACTAA
- a CDS encoding redox-sensing transcriptional repressor Rex, which yields MKDKQSAIPKATAKRLSLYYRIFKRFHAEKIERANSKQIAEAIGIDSATVRRDFSYFGELGRRGFGYDVKKLMNFFADLLNDNSITNVMLVGIGNMGHALLHYRFHERNKMKIIMAFDLDDHPEVGSQTPDGIPIYGISQIKEKIKEADVKTAILTVPSVKSQEVANLLVDAGIKGILSFSPVHLHLPKDVVVQYVDLTSELQTLLYFMRKED from the coding sequence GTGAAAGATAAACAGTCTGCTATTCCAAAAGCAACAGCAAAAAGACTCTCTCTTTACTACCGAATTTTCAAGCGATTTCATGCAGAAAAAATCGAACGTGCCAACTCCAAGCAAATTGCAGAGGCTATCGGTATCGATTCTGCGACCGTTCGTCGGGATTTTTCCTATTTTGGTGAACTAGGTCGTCGAGGTTTTGGTTACGATGTCAAAAAATTGATGAATTTTTTTGCTGACCTCCTAAATGATAACTCCATTACAAATGTTATGTTGGTTGGGATTGGAAATATGGGCCATGCCCTTCTCCACTACCGCTTCCACGAGCGTAACAAGATGAAAATTATCATGGCCTTTGACCTAGATGACCATCCAGAAGTTGGAAGCCAAACACCTGATGGAATTCCAATCTATGGTATCTCACAGATTAAAGAAAAAATCAAAGAAGCAGATGTCAAAACTGCTATCCTAACAGTTCCAAGTGTTAAATCACAAGAAGTTGCCAATCTTTTGGTCGATGCTGGTATAAAAGGTATTCTCAGCTTTTCCCCTGTTCACCTTCACCTCCCAAAAGATGTGGTTGTTCAGTATGTCGATTTGACAAGTGAACTCCAAACCCTCCTCTATTTTATGCGTAAAGAGGATTAG
- a CDS encoding gamma-glutamyl-gamma-aminobutyrate hydrolase family protein, whose protein sequence is MKKPVIGITGNEKAHPDDDIMMSYAAKGFVEGVKDAGGIPIILPIGDQEMAAYYISIIDKLILTGGQNVDPKYYGEPKAIDSDDYHLQRDIFELALIKEAIKQKKPIFSVCRGTQLFNVAMGGTLHQDIEDHWQDCSAEYTTQRLVTEPNTILREIYGEISHINSFHHQSIKDLASNLKVVAHDPKDGIIEAVTTTDGFPYLGVQWHPEFLFENRPKDKTLFDYVVNEL, encoded by the coding sequence ATGAAAAAACCAGTTATTGGGATTACAGGAAATGAAAAAGCTCATCCAGATGATGACATCATGATGAGCTATGCAGCAAAAGGCTTTGTTGAAGGAGTCAAGGACGCTGGCGGAATTCCAATCATCCTACCAATTGGTGATCAAGAAATGGCTGCCTATTACATCAGTATCATTGATAAGCTCATCCTAACGGGTGGGCAAAATGTTGATCCAAAATACTATGGTGAACCAAAGGCTATTGATAGTGATGACTACCATCTTCAAAGAGATATTTTTGAACTAGCACTTATCAAAGAAGCGATTAAGCAAAAGAAACCAATTTTCTCTGTTTGTCGGGGTACTCAACTTTTCAATGTCGCCATGGGAGGCACGCTACACCAAGATATCGAGGATCATTGGCAGGACTGTTCAGCCGAATATACTACCCAACGCCTCGTAACGGAACCTAATACGATTCTCCGAGAAATCTATGGAGAAATCTCTCACATCAACTCCTTCCACCACCAGAGCATTAAAGATCTAGCCTCAAATCTTAAGGTTGTAGCACATGATCCTAAAGATGGAATCATTGAGGCTGTGACAACTACGGACGGCTTTCCTTATCTTGGTGTCCAATGGCATCCAGAATTTCTCTTTGAAAATCGTCCCAAAGATAAAACGCTATTTGACTATGTTGTTAACGAACTCTAG
- the radC gene encoding DNA repair protein RadC, with amino-acid sequence MYSISFQEDSLLPRERLVKEGVEALSNQELLAILLRTGTRTANVFEISQKVLNSLTSLTDLKKMTLQELQSLSGIGRIKAIELQAVIELGHRIHKHETLEMESILSSQKLAKKMQQELGDKKQEHLVALYLNTQNQIIHQQTIFIGSATRSIAEPREILHYALKHMATSVILVHNHPSGAVSPSRNDDHVTKLVKEACELMGIVFLDHLIVSHSDYFSYREKTDLI; translated from the coding sequence ATGTACAGTATTTCATTCCAAGAAGATTCACTCTTGCCTAGAGAAAGACTGGTTAAAGAAGGAGTAGAGGCACTGAGCAATCAAGAATTGCTAGCAATTCTACTCAGAACCGGAACGCGTACGGCCAATGTTTTTGAAATTTCCCAGAAAGTCTTAAACAGTTTGACTAGTCTAACTGATTTGAAAAAAATGACCCTGCAGGAATTGCAGAGTCTGTCTGGCATTGGACGGATTAAGGCCATTGAACTACAAGCAGTGATTGAACTGGGACATCGCATTCACAAACATGAAACCCTTGAGATGGAAAGTATTCTCAGTAGTCAAAAGCTAGCCAAGAAAATGCAACAGGAACTTGGCGATAAAAAACAAGAGCACCTAGTGGCGCTCTATCTCAATACTCAAAATCAAATCATTCATCAGCAAACTATTTTTATCGGATCTGCGACACGCAGCATTGCTGAACCGAGGGAAATTCTTCACTATGCCCTCAAGCATATGGCTACCTCAGTGATTCTCGTTCACAATCATCCATCTGGTGCAGTATCTCCTAGTCGAAATGATGATCATGTCACTAAACTAGTCAAGGAAGCCTGCGAACTGATGGGAATTGTGTTTCTGGATCATCTAATTGTCTCTCACTCGGATTACTTTAGTTACCGTGAAAAGACGGATCTGATTTAA
- the pcrA gene encoding DNA helicase PcrA — protein MNALLNGMNDRQAEAVQTTEGPLLIMAGAGSGKTRVLTHRIAYLIDEKMVNPWNILAITFTNKAAREMKERAYGLNPATQDCLIATFHSMCVRILRRDADHIGYNRNFTIVDPGEQRTLMKRILKQLNLDPKKWNERTILGTISNAKNDLIDDVAYAAQAGDMYTQIVAQCYTAYQKELRQSESVDFDDLIMLTLRLFDQNPDVLTYYQQKFQYIHVDEYQDTNHAQYQLVKLLASRFKNICVVGDADQSIYGWRGADMQNILDFEKDYPQAKVVLLEENYRSTKTILQAANDVIKNNKNRRPKNLWTQNADGEQIVYYRANDEQDEAVFVAKTIDELGRSQNFLHKDFAVLYRTNAQSRTIEEALLKSNIPYTMVGGTKFYSRKEIRDIIAYLNLIANLSDNISFERIINEPKRGIGPGTVEKIRDFANMQEMSMLDASANIMLSGIKGKAAQSIWDFANMILDLREKLDQLTITELVEAVLEKTGYVDILNAQATLESKARVENIEEFLSVTKNFDDNPDSQEEETGLDKLSHFLNDLALIADTDTGSQETSEVTLMTLHAAKGLEFPVVFIIGMEENVFPLSRAAEDPDELEEERRLAYVGITRAEKILYLTNANSRLLFGKTNYNRPTRFINEISSDLLEYQGLARPANTSFKASYSSGGVAFGQGMSLAQALQERKRNAAPSSIQSSGLPFGQFAAGNKKDSSDTNWSIGDIALHKKWGEGTVLEVSGSGDTQELKINFPEVGLKKLLASVAPIEKKI, from the coding sequence ATGAACGCATTATTGAATGGAATGAATGACCGTCAGGCTGAGGCAGTGCAAACGACAGAAGGGCCCTTATTAATCATGGCTGGTGCTGGTTCTGGGAAGACTCGTGTTTTAACTCACAGAATCGCCTACTTGATTGATGAAAAGATGGTCAATCCTTGGAATATTTTGGCCATTACCTTTACCAATAAGGCGGCGCGTGAGATGAAGGAGCGTGCCTATGGCCTCAATCCAGCTACTCAGGACTGTTTGATTGCGACCTTTCACTCCATGTGTGTTCGTATCCTACGTCGCGATGCGGATCATATTGGCTACAATCGGAATTTCACTATTGTAGATCCTGGTGAGCAACGAACTCTCATGAAACGCATTCTCAAGCAGTTAAACTTGGATCCAAAAAAATGGAATGAACGAACCATTTTGGGAACCATTTCCAATGCTAAGAATGACTTGATTGATGATGTGGCTTATGCTGCTCAGGCTGGTGATATGTATACGCAAATCGTGGCCCAGTGTTATACAGCTTATCAAAAGGAGCTTCGTCAGTCTGAGTCCGTTGACTTTGATGATTTGATTATGCTGACCCTGCGTCTCTTTGATCAAAATCCTGACGTCTTGACTTACTATCAGCAGAAGTTCCAGTACATTCATGTTGATGAGTACCAAGATACCAACCATGCCCAGTATCAATTGGTCAAACTCTTGGCTTCACGCTTTAAAAATATCTGCGTAGTCGGTGATGCTGACCAGTCTATTTACGGTTGGCGTGGGGCTGATATGCAGAATATCTTGGATTTTGAGAAAGATTATCCTCAAGCCAAGGTAGTTTTGCTAGAGGAAAATTACCGTTCAACCAAAACCATTCTCCAAGCAGCCAATGACGTCATCAAAAACAATAAAAACCGTCGCCCCAAGAATCTCTGGACCCAGAATGCCGATGGGGAGCAAATCGTTTATTATCGCGCAAATGACGAACAGGATGAGGCTGTTTTTGTAGCCAAAACCATTGATGAACTTGGTCGTAGTCAAAACTTCCTCCACAAGGATTTTGCAGTTCTTTATCGGACTAATGCGCAATCCCGTACTATTGAGGAAGCACTGCTTAAGTCCAATATTCCTTATACTATGGTCGGAGGGACCAAGTTCTACAGCCGTAAGGAAATCCGTGATATTATCGCCTACCTTAATCTTATTGCTAATTTAAGTGACAATATCAGTTTTGAGCGCATTATTAACGAACCAAAACGTGGAATTGGCCCAGGAACCGTTGAGAAAATCCGTGATTTTGCGAATATGCAAGAGATGTCTATGCTGGATGCTTCAGCTAATATTATGTTGTCTGGCATCAAAGGAAAAGCAGCACAGTCAATTTGGGACTTTGCCAATATGATCTTGGATTTGCGAGAAAAACTGGATCAATTAACTATCACCGAGCTGGTGGAGGCTGTTCTAGAAAAAACAGGTTATGTCGATATTCTTAATGCTCAGGCAACCTTGGAAAGCAAGGCGCGGGTTGAAAATATCGAAGAGTTCCTATCTGTTACCAAGAACTTTGATGACAATCCTGATAGTCAAGAAGAAGAAACAGGTTTGGATAAACTCAGTCATTTCTTGAATGACTTAGCCTTGATTGCAGATACGGATACAGGCAGTCAGGAGACATCAGAAGTGACCTTGATGACCCTCCATGCAGCTAAGGGACTTGAGTTCCCAGTTGTCTTTATCATTGGGATGGAGGAAAATGTCTTTCCCCTTAGCCGTGCAGCAGAAGATCCGGATGAACTGGAAGAGGAACGTCGTTTGGCCTATGTAGGTATCACGCGCGCGGAGAAAATCCTCTATCTGACCAATGCCAACTCTCGATTACTGTTTGGGAAGACCAACTATAACCGTCCAACACGTTTCATCAATGAAATCAGTTCGGACTTGCTTGAGTATCAGGGCTTGGCTCGACCAGCCAATACTAGCTTTAAGGCTTCTTATAGCAGTGGCGGAGTGGCCTTTGGTCAAGGTATGAGCTTAGCCCAGGCCCTTCAAGAACGGAAACGCAATGCCGCACCAAGCTCTATCCAGTCTAGTGGTCTCCCATTTGGTCAGTTTGCAGCCGGAAATAAAAAAGATTCAAGCGATACCAACTGGTCTATTGGGGATATTGCTCTCCACAAGAAGTGGGGAGAGGGAACTGTTCTGGAAGTCTCTGGTAGCGGTGATACTCAGGAGTTGAAAATCAATTTCCCAGAAGTGGGGCTGAAAAAACTCTTAGCCAGTGTAGCCCCAATTGAGAAAAAAATCTAA
- a CDS encoding formate--tetrahydrofolate ligase, with protein MKTDIEIAQSIELKPIVDVVEKLGISYDDLELYGKYKAKLSFDKIRAVESNPVGKLILVTAINPTPAGEGKSTITIGLADALNKIGKKTMIAIREPSLGPVMGIKGGAAGGGYAQVLPMEDINLHFTGDMHAITTANNALSALIDNHLHQGNELGIDQRRILWKRVVDLNDRALRHVTVGLGGPLNSIPREDGFDITVASEIMAILCLATDIEDLKRRLANIVIGYRYDRTPVTVGDLQIEGALALILKDAIKPNLVQTIYGTPAFVHGGPFANIAHGCNSVLATSTALHLADYTVTEAGFGADLGAEKFLDIKTPNLPASPDAVVIVATLRALKMNGGVAKDALTEENVEAVRAGFANLKRHVENIRKFGIPAVVAINEFVSDTEAEIAALKELCASIDVPVELASVWADGAEGGVTLAETLVKTISENPANYTRLYDNDLSVQEKIEKIVTEIYRGSKVNFEKKAQTQIAQIVQNGWDKLPICMAKTQYSFSDNPNALGAPENFEITIRELVPKLGAGFIVALTGDVMTMPGLPKRPAALNMDVESDGTVLGLF; from the coding sequence ATGAAAACAGATATTGAAATCGCACAGAGTATTGAGTTGAAACCAATCGTTGATGTTGTTGAGAAACTTGGTATTTCTTACGACGATTTGGAATTGTACGGGAAGTATAAGGCTAAACTCAGCTTTGATAAAATTCGTGCAGTTGAGAGCAATCCAGTTGGGAAATTAATCTTGGTTACTGCCATCAATCCAACTCCAGCAGGTGAAGGAAAATCAACTATTACCATTGGTCTTGCGGATGCCTTGAACAAGATTGGCAAAAAAACCATGATTGCTATCCGCGAACCATCTCTTGGTCCAGTCATGGGGATTAAGGGTGGTGCAGCTGGTGGTGGTTACGCCCAAGTGCTTCCAATGGAGGACATCAACCTTCACTTTACCGGGGATATGCATGCCATTACAACAGCCAACAATGCTCTTTCAGCCTTGATTGACAATCACTTGCACCAAGGAAATGAGCTGGGAATCGACCAACGTCGTATTCTCTGGAAACGTGTAGTGGACTTGAACGACCGCGCCCTTCGTCATGTAACCGTTGGACTTGGTGGTCCTCTAAACAGTATTCCTCGTGAGGATGGTTTTGATATTACAGTTGCTTCAGAAATCATGGCCATTCTTTGCTTGGCAACGGACATCGAGGACTTGAAACGTCGTTTGGCGAATATCGTTATTGGCTATCGCTATGACCGTACACCAGTTACTGTTGGTGATTTACAGATTGAGGGAGCATTAGCATTGATTTTGAAAGATGCTATCAAACCGAACTTGGTTCAGACAATTTACGGTACACCTGCCTTTGTACACGGTGGTCCATTTGCCAATATCGCTCATGGATGTAACTCTGTTTTGGCAACAAGCACAGCCCTTCACTTGGCTGATTATACTGTTACTGAAGCTGGTTTTGGTGCGGACCTTGGTGCTGAGAAATTCCTTGACATTAAGACACCAAACTTGCCAGCATCTCCAGATGCTGTTGTCATCGTCGCAACTCTCCGTGCCCTTAAGATGAATGGTGGTGTAGCTAAGGACGCTCTTACAGAGGAAAATGTAGAAGCAGTTCGTGCAGGTTTTGCTAACTTGAAACGCCACGTTGAGAACATCCGTAAGTTCGGTATTCCAGCAGTTGTAGCTATCAATGAATTTGTTTCTGATACAGAGGCTGAAATCGCAGCCTTGAAGGAACTTTGTGCCTCAATCGATGTACCAGTAGAATTGGCTAGTGTCTGGGCTGATGGCGCAGAAGGTGGTGTAACACTTGCCGAAACACTTGTCAAGACAATCTCTGAAAATCCAGCCAACTACACTCGTCTTTATGACAATGACCTTTCTGTCCAAGAAAAGATTGAAAAGATTGTTACTGAAATCTATCGTGGTAGCAAAGTGAACTTTGAGAAGAAAGCTCAAACACAAATCGCTCAAATCGTTCAAAACGGATGGGACAAATTGCCAATCTGTATGGCTAAAACTCAGTACAGTTTCTCAGACAATCCAAATGCACTTGGAGCACCAGAAAACTTTGAAATTACCATTCGTGAATTGGTACCAAAATTAGGGGCAGGCTTTATTGTTGCCCTAACTGGTGATGTCATGACCATGCCAGGCCTTCCAAAACGACCAGCCGCTCTTAATATGGATGTTGAAAGCGACGGAACTGTTCTAGGATTGTTCTAA
- the coaB gene encoding phosphopantothenate--cysteine ligase: MKILVTSGGTSEAIDSVRSITNHSTGRLGKIITETLLAAGHEICLITTPSALKPEPHRHLTILEIKNTNDLLLEMKKCVQDYQVLIHSMAVSDYTPVYMTGLDEVKTSSNLEELLDKQNIEAKISSTDEVQILFLKKTPKIISLVKEWNPAIHLIGFKLLVDVSEDYLIEIARKSLIKNQADLIIANDLTQISANQHRAIFVEKEELQTVQTKEEIANLLLEKIQAYDS; this comes from the coding sequence ATGAAAATTTTAGTTACGTCAGGCGGCACAAGTGAAGCAATCGATAGCGTCCGCTCTATCACGAATCACTCGACTGGTCGCTTGGGGAAAATTATTACCGAAACCCTACTTGCTGCTGGTCATGAGATTTGTCTGATTACTACTCCTAGTGCTCTTAAGCCAGAACCTCATCGCCATCTAACCATTCTAGAAATCAAAAATACGAATGATCTTCTTTTAGAGATGAAAAAGTGTGTTCAAGATTATCAGGTCTTGATTCATTCGATGGCAGTTTCTGACTACACTCCTGTTTATATGACGGGACTAGATGAAGTTAAGACGAGCTCTAATCTGGAAGAATTATTAGACAAGCAAAATATAGAAGCTAAGATTTCTTCAACTGATGAGGTTCAGATCTTATTCCTGAAAAAAACACCCAAAATCATCTCTCTAGTCAAGGAATGGAATCCTGCCATTCATCTGATTGGGTTTAAATTGCTGGTTGATGTCTCTGAGGATTATCTCATTGAGATCGCACGAAAGAGTCTTATCAAGAACCAAGCAGACTTAATCATTGCAAATGACCTGACTCAAATTTCAGCAAATCAGCATCGCGCAATCTTTGTTGAGAAAGAGGAACTCCAAACCGTTCAAACCAAAGAGGAAATAGCAAACCTCCTCCTTGAAAAAATTCAAGCATACGATTCATAG
- the coaC gene encoding phosphopantothenoylcysteine decarboxylase gives MANILIAVTGSIASYKAADLVSSLKKQGHQVTVLMTEAAREFIQPLTLQVLSQNPVHLDVMKEPAPDQVNHIELGKRTDLFIVVPATANTIAKLAHGFADNMVTSTALALPDHVKKLVAPAMNTKMYDHPATQANLKTLKTYGYQIISPKESLLACGDHGKGALADLNTILERIKETLDEQTL, from the coding sequence ATGGCAAATATTCTCATCGCAGTAACAGGTTCCATTGCCTCCTATAAAGCAGCTGACCTAGTCAGTTCCTTGAAGAAACAAGGCCATCAGGTCACTGTCTTAATGACTGAGGCAGCGAGAGAGTTTATCCAACCGTTGACACTACAGGTCCTCTCTCAAAATCCTGTCCACCTTGATGTCATGAAGGAACCAGCTCCTGATCAAGTCAATCATATCGAACTAGGCAAAAGGACTGACCTTTTTATTGTTGTTCCTGCTACTGCTAATACCATTGCCAAACTAGCACACGGATTTGCTGACAACATGGTGACAAGTACAGCACTTGCCTTGCCAGACCACGTCAAAAAGTTAGTCGCACCAGCCATGAATACAAAGATGTATGACCATCCGGCAACTCAGGCTAATCTAAAAACATTAAAGACCTATGGTTATCAGATCATCTCTCCAAAAGAATCTCTACTAGCCTGTGGCGATCACGGCAAAGGCGCCCTAGCTGACCTGAATACTATATTAGAAAGAATAAAGGAAACCCTCGATGAACAAACGCTCTAA
- a CDS encoding ECF transporter S component yields MNKRSNIAPIAIFFAVMLVIHFLSSILFNLFPFPIKPTIVHIPVIIASIIYGPRVGVTLGFLMGLLSLTVNTITILPTSYLFSPFVPNGNIYSAIIAIVPRVLIGLTPYLVYKLLKNRTGLIFAGALGSLTNTVFVLGGIFFLFGNVFDGNIQKLLATVISTNSIAELIISAILTVAIVPRLETLKK; encoded by the coding sequence ATGAACAAACGCTCTAACATTGCCCCAATTGCTATCTTTTTTGCAGTTATGCTCGTTATCCACTTTTTGAGTTCTATCCTATTTAACCTTTTCCCATTCCCAATTAAACCTACTATCGTTCATATTCCAGTCATTATTGCTAGTATCATCTATGGTCCTCGGGTTGGGGTTACACTTGGTTTTCTTATGGGACTATTGAGCTTAACGGTAAATACGATTACCATCCTTCCAACCAGCTACCTCTTCTCACCATTCGTACCGAACGGAAACATTTACTCTGCGATTATCGCTATTGTCCCTCGCGTTTTGATTGGGCTGACACCTTACTTGGTTTATAAATTATTAAAAAACAGAACAGGTCTCATCTTTGCTGGTGCTCTCGGTTCACTTACCAACACCGTCTTTGTCCTTGGGGGAATCTTCTTCCTTTTTGGAAATGTCTTCGATGGCAATATCCAAAAACTCCTAGCAACTGTCATCTCTACAAACTCAATCGCTGAATTGATTATCTCAGCTATCCTAACTGTAGCGATTGTCCCACGTCTAGAAACCCTTAAGAAATAA
- a CDS encoding ECF transporter S component encodes MDIRKKTQFMTMTALLTAIAILIPIIMPFKIVIPPASYTLGSHIPIFIAMFLSPLMAAFVIIASSLGFLMAGYPPVIVLRAFSHIVFGTLGALYLKKFPETLDKPKTSWIFNFVLGVVHAIAEVIACIIFYATSGTNVENMFYVLFVLVGFGTIVHSMVDYTLALAVYKVLRKRR; translated from the coding sequence ATGGATATACGGAAAAAAACGCAGTTTATGACTATGACTGCCCTACTCACTGCAATAGCGATTTTGATTCCAATCATTATGCCTTTTAAAATCGTTATCCCACCGGCTTCTTACACCTTGGGAAGTCATATCCCCATCTTTATCGCCATGTTTCTTTCTCCTTTGATGGCTGCTTTTGTGATTATTGCTTCTAGTCTTGGTTTCCTGATGGCTGGCTATCCTCCTGTTATTGTACTTCGTGCCTTCTCTCACATTGTTTTTGGTACTTTGGGAGCTTTGTACTTAAAGAAATTCCCTGAAACCTTGGATAAACCAAAGACATCTTGGATTTTTAACTTTGTTTTGGGTGTTGTTCATGCTATCGCTGAAGTAATAGCTTGTATTATCTTCTATGCTACTTCAGGGACAAATGTTGAAAATATGTTTTATGTTCTCTTTGTCCTAGTTGGTTTTGGCACAATCGTCCATAGTATGGTAGACTATACATTAGCACTAGCTGTCTATAAAGTGCTTCGAAAACGTCGCTAA
- a CDS encoding transcription repressor NadR has product MTKDRKQALLKLLKEAPKALNGQTLAEHFHVTRQVIVQDIAILRADGAPILSTNRGYIYKENDASPYVHKLFKVKHELEEIGQELLAIVDNGGRVQNILIDHPVYGEIETLLKLTCRRDVQHFLEQVENSDFRPLSELTDGIHYHLVEAETQQDLHYIEEALDQLGYLVKD; this is encoded by the coding sequence ATGACAAAGGATCGCAAACAAGCTCTTCTCAAACTGTTAAAAGAGGCGCCAAAAGCTCTCAATGGTCAAACCTTGGCTGAACACTTCCATGTTACGCGCCAGGTCATTGTACAGGACATCGCTATTCTCCGAGCAGATGGAGCTCCTATCCTATCCACCAATCGTGGCTATATCTACAAAGAAAATGATGCCAGCCCCTACGTGCACAAACTCTTTAAAGTGAAACATGAACTGGAAGAAATCGGTCAGGAACTACTAGCTATTGTAGACAATGGCGGACGCGTTCAAAATATCTTAATCGATCATCCCGTTTATGGAGAAATTGAAACCCTACTCAAACTCACTTGCCGTCGAGATGTCCAGCACTTTCTAGAACAAGTCGAGAATTCAGACTTTAGACCCCTTTCTGAATTGACAGATGGCATTCATTACCACCTTGTTGAAGCCGAGACACAACAAGACCTCCACTATATCGAGGAGGCCTTGGATCAGTTGGGTTATTTAGTAAAAGACTAG
- a CDS encoding 8-oxo-dGTP diphosphatase: MSRAQSTILTNICLIEDLENKRVVMQYRSPENNRWSGYAFPGGHVENGESFVESVIREIYEETGLTIQNPQLVGIKNWPLDTGGRYIVVCYKATEFTGSLQSSKEGEVSWVEKDQIPNLELAYDMLPLMEMMEAPDKSEFFYRHRTEDGWEKEIF, translated from the coding sequence ATGTCTCGAGCACAATCAACCATTTTAACCAACATCTGTCTAATCGAAGATTTAGAAAATAAGCGAGTAGTCATGCAATACCGCTCTCCTGAAAACAATCGCTGGTCTGGCTATGCCTTTCCAGGAGGACATGTTGAGAATGGCGAGTCCTTTGTCGAGTCTGTCATTCGTGAGATTTATGAAGAAACTGGTCTAACGATTCAGAATCCCCAACTGGTTGGTATTAAAAATTGGCCCTTAGACACAGGTGGGCGCTACATCGTCGTTTGCTATAAGGCGACAGAGTTTACTGGAAGTCTCCAATCCTCAAAAGAAGGAGAAGTTTCTTGGGTAGAAAAAGACCAGATTCCAAACTTGGAACTGGCCTATGATATGTTGCCTCTGATGGAAATGATGGAAGCACCTGACAAGTCAGAGTTCTTCTATCGCCACCGTACAGAGGACGGCTGGGAGAAAGAAATTTTCTAG
- a CDS encoding GNAT family N-acetyltransferase, whose translation MNLTIKQMETPEEIEGKSFVHWQTWREAYDDLLPAEFQETMTLERCRFFSQKYPKNTLIAIDGMKVVGFISYGNFRDETLQAGEIIALYVLKDYYGKGIAQKLMKEALSTLEQFSEIFLWVLKGNKRAIAFYQKMGFTFDGQEKILDLGKPITEIRMVRKKSSKSET comes from the coding sequence ATGAACCTAACTATCAAACAAATGGAAACTCCTGAAGAGATAGAAGGTAAATCCTTCGTTCATTGGCAAACGTGGAGAGAGGCTTATGATGATCTTTTACCTGCAGAATTTCAGGAGACGATGACATTAGAAAGATGTCGATTCTTTAGTCAAAAATATCCTAAAAATACATTGATTGCGATAGATGGCATGAAGGTAGTTGGTTTTATCAGTTATGGAAACTTTCGTGATGAGACTCTTCAAGCTGGTGAAATTATTGCCTTATATGTTTTAAAAGACTATTATGGAAAAGGTATTGCTCAGAAGTTAATGAAGGAAGCTCTGTCTACTCTTGAACAGTTCTCTGAAATATTTTTATGGGTATTAAAAGGGAATAAGCGAGCCATTGCATTCTATCAAAAAATGGGTTTTACTTTTGATGGGCAAGAAAAAATACTTGACCTTGGAAAACCTATCACTGAAATTAGAATGGTACGTAAGAAATCCTCAAAATCTGAGACTTAA